The proteins below are encoded in one region of Thioalkalivibrio sp. K90mix:
- the fdxA gene encoding ferredoxin FdxA: protein MAFIVLENCIKCKYTDCVEVCPVDCFHEGPNFLAIDPDECIDCTLCEPECPAEAIVPEDDVPEDQLQFIELNAELSRTWPVITARKDPPEDAEEWDGVEGKLKHLER, encoded by the coding sequence ATGGCGTTCATCGTTCTCGAGAACTGCATCAAGTGCAAGTACACCGATTGCGTCGAGGTCTGCCCGGTCGACTGCTTCCACGAAGGCCCCAACTTCCTCGCGATCGACCCTGACGAGTGCATCGACTGCACGCTCTGCGAGCCGGAGTGCCCGGCCGAGGCGATTGTGCCGGAGGATGATGTCCCGGAAGACCAGCTCCAGTTTATCGAGCTGAACGCCGAGCTCTCGCGCACCTGGCCGGTGATCACCGCGCGCAAGGATCCGCCGGAAGACGCCGAGGAGTGGGACGGCGTCGAGGGCAAGCTGAAGCATCTGGAACGCTAA